Part of the Phycisphaeraceae bacterium genome, GCCGCAGACCACGCGCATGGTTGCGGTGAGCCACTTGAGCCCGTAGCCGTGGCGGTCCTTCTCGGGGAGGGAGAAGGTGGCGCCCATGGCCTGTCCTCGCGGGATGATCGTGACCTTGTGCAGCGGGTCTGCGCCGGGGACGACCGCCTGCAGGATCGCGTGCCCGGCCTCGTGGTAGGCGGTCGCGATGCGCTCGTCTTCCTCGACGGTGCGGCTGCGTCCGGAGCGTCCGTACTTGACCTTGTCGCGCGCCTCTTCGAGGTCGTCCTGCTCGACGAAGTCCTTGCCGCCCAGCGCCGCGGAGATCGCGGCCTCGTTGATGAGGGCTGCGAGGTCGGCGCCGGAGAACATGGGCGTGGCGCGGGCGACGCGCTCGAGGTCCACATCGGTCCCGAGCTTCACCTTCTTGGCGTGGACGCCCAGGATCTCGAGGCGCCCCTTGAGGTCGGGCATGGGGACCATGACCTGCCGGTCGAAACGGCCCGGGCGCAGCAGCGCCGGGTCGAGGACATCGACGCGGTTGGTGGCGGCGACGACGATGATCTGGTCGCCGGTGTCGAAGCCGTCCATCTCGACGAGGATGGCGTTGAGGGTCTGCTCGCGCTCGTCGTGGCCGCCGGTGGTGAAGCCCCCGCCGCGCCGGCGCCCGACGGCGTCGATCTCATCGAGGAAGATGATGCAGGGCGAGGATTCCTTGGCCTGCTTGAAGAGGTCGCGTACGCGCGAGGCGCCGACGCCCACGAACATCTCGACGAAGTCGGAGCCGGAGATGGAGAAGAAGGGGACATCGGCCTCGCCAGCGATGGCCTTGGCGAGAAGGGTCTTGCCGCAGCCGGGCTCGCCGACGAGCAGCACGCCGCGAGGGACTCGCGCGCCCAGCCGGGTGAATTTCTTGGGGTTCTTGAGGAAGTCGACGATCTCGGAGACTTCCTGCTTGGCCTCTTCGATGCCGGCGACGTCCTTGAAGGCGACCTTGACATTTTCCTTCATGAAGACGCGATGGCGCGACTTGCCGAAGGAGCCGAGCATCCCGCCGCCGCCGGACATCCCGCGCAGCCCGCGCAGGATGACGAACCAGAAGAGGAGGATGATGAGGATGGTGAGCGTGAGCGGGCTGAAAAGGATGCGGAAGAAGAGCGGCGCGTCGGGCGCGTTGCGGAAGTCGCCGTTGGTGAGTTCGTCGACCTGGGCGAGCCAGAACTCGCGCCCCTGAGAGCCGATGTCGAGCCGCACGGGGACTTCGGCGCCGCCGACGCCGAGCTTGCGCGCGGTGATCGTCGAGGTCTGCACCTCGACGGAGTTCTGCACGATCAGGTTGTCGTTGTAGAGGACGCGGAACTCGTTCCACGACGCGAGGCGCTCGACGCCCGCGTTCTGCTGGGTGAGCCAGACCGCGAGGAGTCCGACGAGCATGAAGATGACGATCCACCCGAAGGCGCCGCGCGGCACACGGGGCGGCGGGGACTTGTCGCCCTGCTTGCGAGGCTCATCCTGCCCGGACGAGCCCTTGGGTCGCTGCGCGCCGGGGCGCTGATCGCGGTCGTTCTGAGGCCTGCGGCTGTTGCGGGGTTCGGGCATCGTTCACCGGGGATACGGGGTCGGCCTGCGAAGGGTTCGTGTGGGAAGGATCGGCGGTTGCGAGCGTGGGGTTGCAGCCCCGGGAGAAGATTTCGAACGCCGCCCGAGCGCCGGGGTTCCCAGAGGGCCTTGGGGGGATGGTAGGGGCTCGCGCATTGCGTCCGTCGCGTCGGAGGGGCCGTCACCATCCCGAGCGGAGCGCCGCGACGACCTCGCGAGCGGCTTCCTGGACCGCGACGTTCTCGCCGACCTCGATCCGTTCGCCTGCGCCGAGAGACGGGACGAAGGTCTCGGTGACGCGGAACCCTCTTCGCGACGCGAGGATGGAGCCGGTGCGGTTGTCGCGCCACTGGAAATCCAGCGTGATCTCGACCGCCTGTTCCTGCACGAGCCCGGTGTCGCGTGCGACGGAGCGCGCCCGGAGGCGCACATCGGTGATCGCGCCCGAGAGCGTGGTCTGCGCGTTCTGGCCGGTGCGAACCTGCCAGGGGGTTTGCTGCTGGATTTCCTTGACGACAGCGTCGGCGAGCCGGATCTCCATGCCGTACGCGAAGGAGAGGTTGTCGAACAGGCGGATCTCGACCGAGCCGATGTTCCTATCGAACGCGGTCCCGGTCGAATATCCCTGGCGCGGGTCCGACGCGCAACCGGCGAACGCGATCGACAGGACCGTGAGGGCGAGTGCGGCGAGGGCGCGGTTCACTGGTCCGGCTCCGTCTCGTCGTCGACAGCTTCCGCCGGCGATGGCCCTTCACCGCGATCCATCACGGTGTATTCCCAGCCGCGCGTGTCCATGATGTCCATGCCCTCGCGGGCGGCGTCGGAGGTGGGGTATTTGGCGATGAGCCGTTGCAGGGTCAGGCGCGCCGAGGGGAAGTCCTTGACGCGCAGGTACCAGCGCGAGGTGGCGAGCATCTGCTGGGCGAGGGTCTCATCAACGCGTTCGACGAGCGCCTCGTTGAGGCCGGTGGCCTGGGCTTCGGCCGGATAGAGGCGTTCGAAGCGCCTGATCCGCTCGCGCGCCTCGATGAGCGGGCGCGAGTCGCGCGCCGGCCCGCCGTAGCCGGCGATCTCGGCGTAGATGCGCCGCTTCTGGGCCTTCACGGAGTTGGGGCCCTGGGGGTAGTTGAGTAGGTAGAGGTCGTAGGCCTCGGTCGCGAGTTCCCAGTCGCGTCGCTCGAAGTAGAAATCGGCGAGGGCGATGGACGCCTGTTCGGCGATCGCGCTGCCGGGCAGTCGCTCCTGGGTGCGGATGAAGATCTCGACGGCGATATCGCCCGCGGGCTCGATGCGCATCCCCCAGAATTTCTTGCGTTTGCCGGCGGCGTAGGCGCGAGCGATCTCGTATTCGCGCTCGACCGCGACGACCATCTCCTCGCTCGAGGGGAAGGTGCGGATCAGGGCCTCGTAGTCGTAGAGCGCCTTGAACTCATCGCGCATCGCGACGCGCGCGTCGCCGCGCAGCCGGTACGCCTGGGGCAGCAGGGCGTGCTGGCGCGTCTCGTGCTGTCGGATGAACTCGTCGAGGATCGCCTTGGCGGCGCCTGGTCGGCCCTCGGCCAGCGCGCGCCGGGCTTCGCCGATGCGCCGGGTTTCCTCGTCGGGCGAGTCCAGCTCGATCTGGGCCCAGCCGGCGTCGTCGAGGGTGTAGGTCGTCGTCTGCGCGCTGGCGGCGCCCGTCGCGAGGGCGGCGATAAGCGCGATGGTCGGGATGGCGGAGCGTGGGTGTCGCGGCATCGGAAGGGGAGGATACCGGGGAATCAGCGTCTGCGCGGGTTCCGCGCGGCGCGACGCGACCGGCGCGAGCCCGGGTCGGCGTCGTCGTCGGGGCGTTCGGGGCTGTCCTGTTCGTGCTCGACGGCGCCGGCGCGCGGGTCGCGGTCGGCGTCGTCGTCGGTGGCGAGTTCGTCCCAGTCCTCAACGGTCGAGCCGTCGGGGATGCGCGCGAAGATAAGCTTGCCGGCGCTGGTCTGGAGGGAGGTGGTCACGATGAGATCGACGACCTTGCCGATGTACGGACGCCCGTTTTCGGCGACGATCATCGTGCCGTCCTCGAGGTAGCCGACCGCCTGCTCGGGCTGTTCGCCGGGCTTGATGAGCGTGACGCGGAGCTTTTCGCCCGGGATGAAGCTGGGCTTCATGGCGAGGGCCACGTCGTTGAGATTGATGACCGGCACCCCGTGGATCTTCCCGACGCGCGCAAGGGCGATGTCGGTGGTGAGGATCGAGCCGGTGAGCTGGCGGGCGAGTTCGACGAGCATCTGGTCGACGCTCTTGCCGGGAACGGGGGACTCGTCGACGCTGACATCGAGGCGCGGCGAGCGTTGCATCTTGCCGACGATCTCGAGCCCGCGCCGGCCGCGGGTCCGCTTCAGGCGTTCGGAGGAGTCGGCGAGGGCCTGGAGCTCGGCGATGACGAAGCGCGGGATGACGACGGGCGACTGGATGATGGCGGTCTCGGCGACCTCGAGGAACCGCCCGTCGATGAGCACGGAGGTGTCGAGGAGGAGCGGTCGCACGCCGCGGGTCTGCTTGGCGAATTCGACGTAGGGGATGACGAGGCGGAAGTCGTCCTTGGTCTGGAGGACGATGGAGACGCCGAGATAACAGAAGGCGACGCCGAAGAGAACCTTGATCGTGTTGACGATGCGGTTGTCCTGCAGCTCGTAGATCTGGGCGAGCAGATCGACGACCAGGCCGACGGCGAGGGCGGCGAGGACGCCTGCGACCAGCCCGAGGAAGACGCCCGAGAGCGTGGCGATCTTTTTGCCCGGGGTGAGGATGTCGATCGCGAGGAAGCCCAGGGCGATGGCGAGGCCGAAGATGAAGACGTATTGCCAGCCCCGGATGAGGAGGTCTTCCCAGTTGGACTTGTCGGCGGCGGCGTTCTTGCCCAGGTCGATGATGTAGAAGGTGATGACGACCAGGACGAGGGTGACGAAGGCGCCGCGCAGGATGGTCAGCAGCGTCCGGCGCCCCTGGGCGTCGGGATCGATGTATTTCGCTCGTCGAGCGTCCCGTGCGGTGTCGTCGGCCATTCACGAGAGTGTAGCGTGGGTGGACGCGACGAACGGGAGGCGGCCTACAGTCCGCTCGATCGAACGCCCTTGGGTTGACGGCCGGGCCCGGTGCGTGGGCGGCCCGTGAACCTGGTCAGAGCCTGACCGCAGCAGCCATAAGCGGTCGTCGTCCAGCGCCGCCGGTGTCCTGGCCGTCAACCCTCGGGCGTTCCTCCCTGTAGACTGTGCCCGTATGTCCTACACCGTCCTCGCGAGGCGATACCGCAGCCGGTCGTTCGACGAGCTCGTCGGGCAGGACGCCGTCGCGCGCACGCTCGCCAACGCCATCGAGCGGGGGCGCGTCGGGCACGCCTACCTGTTCTGCGGCACGCGCGGGGTTGGGAAGACCTCGCTGGCGCGCATCTTCGCCAAAGCCCTCAACGCTCCCGATGACAAGCCCAAGGATGTCGCCGAGGCGATCATGCAGGGGCGCGACACCGATGTGATCGAGATCGACGCGGCGTCGAACCGCGGCGTCGACGAGGCGCGCGAGCTCATCGCGAACTCGGTCTATCGCCCGATGCGGGGCCGGTACAAGATCTACATCATCGACGAGGTTCACATGCTCACGAGGGAGGCGTTCAACGCCCTCCTCAAGACCATGGAAGAGCCGCCCGAGCACGTGAAGTTCATCCTGTGCACCACCGAGGCGCACAAGGTGCCCCCGACGATCCAGAGCCGCTGCCAGCGGTTCGACTTCAAGAACATCGACTCGCGCCGGATCGGCGAGCACCTGCGCAGCGTGCTGAAGCAGGAGAAGGTCGAGGCCGAGCCCTCGGTCGTCGCGCAGGTGGCGCGTCTCGCGAACGGCTCGATGCGCGACTCGCTGACGCTGATGGACCGTCTCCTCGCGACGGGCGAGAAGAAGCTGACCTCGGCGCTGCTGCACGACAT contains:
- the ftsH gene encoding ATP-dependent zinc metalloprotease FtsH; amino-acid sequence: MPEPRNSRRPQNDRDQRPGAQRPKGSSGQDEPRKQGDKSPPPRVPRGAFGWIVIFMLVGLLAVWLTQQNAGVERLASWNEFRVLYNDNLIVQNSVEVQTSTITARKLGVGGAEVPVRLDIGSQGREFWLAQVDELTNGDFRNAPDAPLFFRILFSPLTLTILIILLFWFVILRGLRGMSGGGGMLGSFGKSRHRVFMKENVKVAFKDVAGIEEAKQEVSEIVDFLKNPKKFTRLGARVPRGVLLVGEPGCGKTLLAKAIAGEADVPFFSISGSDFVEMFVGVGASRVRDLFKQAKESSPCIIFLDEIDAVGRRRGGGFTTGGHDEREQTLNAILVEMDGFDTGDQIIVVAATNRVDVLDPALLRPGRFDRQVMVPMPDLKGRLEILGVHAKKVKLGTDVDLERVARATPMFSGADLAALINEAAISAALGGKDFVEQDDLEEARDKVKYGRSGRSRTVEEDERIATAYHEAGHAILQAVVPGADPLHKVTIIPRGQAMGATFSLPEKDRHGYGLKWLTATMRVVCGGRIAELRQTGDMSSGAAMDISQLTRMARAAVLEWGMSDKLGFVRYAGEDSREMFKADREYSEDTARLIDEEVKRFADEAYSDAAEVLDKHWDAVERVAQALLTHETLTAEEVRKLLRGEALNKPTVSDLLALEAAKARAEQSKPAPKPRSDEGRDPGPGLMPSPA
- the bamD gene encoding outer membrane protein assembly factor BamD, which codes for MPRHPRSAIPTIALIAALATGAASAQTTTYTLDDAGWAQIELDSPDEETRRIGEARRALAEGRPGAAKAILDEFIRQHETRQHALLPQAYRLRGDARVAMRDEFKALYDYEALIRTFPSSEEMVVAVEREYEIARAYAAGKRKKFWGMRIEPAGDIAVEIFIRTQERLPGSAIAEQASIALADFYFERRDWELATEAYDLYLLNYPQGPNSVKAQKRRIYAEIAGYGGPARDSRPLIEARERIRRFERLYPAEAQATGLNEALVERVDETLAQQMLATSRWYLRVKDFPSARLTLQRLIAKYPTSDAAREGMDIMDTRGWEYTVMDRGEGPSPAEAVDDETEPDQ